A region from the Rheinheimera mangrovi genome encodes:
- a CDS encoding ADP-ribosylglycohydrolase family protein → MRSRGFIAGLLFAVGMLSDAVAQQQAASCQVAAEEHHKLDKKLYADKVHGFWLGLSIANWTGLVTEMDKIGGEGPAGQFYSRKDWQKKDQPSIWGQGIPSNLSDTIDWVVADKDEVWGSDDDSDIEYIYLKLMHDSKQPQLSAEQIRDGWLAHIYKDSETPFKTAEGKPENFLWVSNQQAFDLMQQNILPPYTGMPANNPHYDMIDAQLTTELFGILAPFRPDIASKLAYLPIRTTAYAEAADIANFYVVMHALSAAVDPAKVIQPQLLRIAHQARAELPSNQYPAKMFDYVWSLYQSGMPWEEARDKLYQRYQVEAKDGYEITGKKLYCNGCFAAGINFAASLVSLFYGEGDMQETIKIAVLAGWDSDNPAATWGGLYGFMLGKSGVEQAFGRSFSDKFNIHRTRKGFANNGIDNFDQMAAKATAIVDQVVMQHMTLNTAIAPDATCWQIPAFEALSVSPL, encoded by the coding sequence ATGAGATCCAGAGGTTTTATAGCAGGCCTGTTGTTTGCTGTCGGAATGCTTTCTGACGCGGTGGCGCAACAACAAGCTGCTTCATGTCAGGTTGCAGCTGAGGAGCACCACAAACTGGATAAAAAGCTATACGCCGACAAAGTGCATGGTTTTTGGCTGGGGCTGAGTATTGCCAACTGGACCGGGTTGGTCACAGAAATGGATAAAATTGGTGGCGAGGGACCAGCAGGACAGTTTTATAGCCGCAAGGACTGGCAAAAAAAAGATCAGCCCAGTATCTGGGGCCAGGGTATTCCAAGTAATTTATCTGACACTATTGATTGGGTAGTGGCAGATAAAGATGAAGTCTGGGGTTCGGATGATGACAGCGATATTGAATACATTTATCTGAAACTGATGCACGACAGCAAACAACCACAGCTCAGCGCAGAACAAATACGCGATGGTTGGCTGGCTCATATTTACAAAGATTCAGAAACACCATTTAAAACCGCAGAAGGCAAACCAGAAAACTTCTTATGGGTGTCGAATCAGCAAGCTTTTGATTTAATGCAGCAAAATATTCTGCCGCCCTATACTGGTATGCCCGCGAATAACCCGCACTACGATATGATTGATGCCCAACTGACCACTGAGCTTTTTGGTATTCTGGCGCCGTTTCGTCCTGATATAGCGTCCAAACTGGCCTATTTACCTATACGTACTACGGCTTATGCTGAGGCTGCGGATATCGCTAATTTTTATGTCGTGATGCATGCGCTCTCAGCTGCAGTGGATCCTGCCAAAGTTATTCAACCGCAATTGCTGCGAATTGCTCATCAGGCTCGCGCTGAGCTGCCATCAAACCAGTATCCGGCCAAGATGTTTGATTATGTCTGGTCTTTGTATCAGTCCGGAATGCCTTGGGAAGAGGCCAGAGACAAGCTGTATCAGCGTTATCAGGTAGAGGCAAAAGACGGTTATGAAATTACCGGCAAAAAGTTGTATTGCAATGGCTGTTTTGCTGCTGGTATTAACTTTGCTGCCAGTTTGGTCAGCTTGTTTTATGGCGAAGGCGATATGCAGGAGACAATAAAAATAGCTGTATTGGCGGGGTGGGATTCAGATAATCCGGCTGCAACCTGGGGTGGTCTCTATGGTTTTATGCTGGGAAAATCTGGAGTGGAACAGGCTTTTGGCCGCAGCTTCTCTGACAAATTTAATATTCACCGCACCCGTAAAGGTTTTGCTAATAACGGCATAGATAACTTTGATCAGATGGCGGCTAAGGCGACAGCAATAGTGGATCAGGTGGTGATGCAACATATGACTTTGAACACTGCTATTGCGCCTGATGCCACCTGCTGGCAGATCCCGGCTTTTGAAGCGCTCAGTGTCAGTCCTTTATAA